The Candidozyma auris chromosome 1, complete sequence genome includes a region encoding these proteins:
- a CDS encoding U2 snRNP complex subunit HSH49: protein MNVFKKPSDSERNFQASLYIGNLDSLVDETLLYELFIQLGPVRSLNLPKDRISRKHQGYGFVEFRGVQDADYALEILRGIRLYGRTLKMKKTDHQSNTNAPSSAGAGDDVGISIGARLFIKNLNPIVDEKYLKETFKKFGNLIETPQIVRDEEGYSKGHGFVEYDSFESSDEAIERMNGAILMNNKIGVEYAYKEGRAKHGDSVERLLAEKAKTNVKRSTGKPKKAKKTH from the coding sequence ATGAATGTGTTCAAGAAACCACTGGATTCCGAGAGAAACTTTCAAGCCTCTCTCTATATTGGAAATTTAGACTCACTTGTCGATGAAACGCTTTTGTATGAGCTCTTCATCCAGCTTGGTCCCGTGAGACTGCTTAACCTACCAAAGGATCGTATTCTGCGAAAACATCAGGGTTACGGATTTGTTGAGTTTCGAGGTGTTCAAGATGCTGACTACGCTCTAGAGATTCTCAGAGGTATAAGGCTATATGGGAGAACCctcaagatgaagaagacagaTCACCAGTCTAATACCAACGCTCCCTCTAGTGCAGGCGCTGGAGATGACGTTGGCATCAGCATAGGCGCAAGACTCTTTATAAAGAATCTCAATCCGATTGTCGACGAAAAGTATCTAAAGGAGACgttcaagaagtttggcAACCTTATAGAAACGCCGCAAATTGTcagagatgaagaaggctACTCCAAGGGCCACGGCTTTGTGGAATATGATTCGTTCGAGTCCAGCGACGAAGCCATCGAAAGAATGAATGGCGCCATTCTCATGAACAACAAAATCGGCGTAGAGTACGCTTACAAAGAAGGTAGGGCCAAACATGGTGATAGTGTCGAGAGACTCTTGGCCGAAAAGGCGAAAACAAATGTAAAGCGGTCTACCGGAAAACccaagaaagcaaagaaaaccCATTAA